In a genomic window of Vicinamibacterales bacterium:
- a CDS encoding GMC family oxidoreductase, with product MGNGADGDGSGRYGESGGGASPGPGPAAPDGTVARPVAYDADYIVVGSGAGGGTLAARLAELGHQVLLLEAGGDPRTSIGATPQTPGVNTLPDDYDVPAFHPLSTENDGIRWDFFVRHYDDETRQARDPKYVPAPPGQDEGGVLYPRAGTLGGCTAHNALIFVCPNNADWNQIADLTGDASWRAEPMRAYFQRVEQCTHRSDLRPGHDPALHGWHGWLQTEKAIPKAAIRDRDLRTAILESAKAALHSPELRLTDADRRARLDAELDPNDWRVVVEDAVGLRYTPLTSKDHRRVGARERVLDVARRHPDRLQVLTHALATRVLFDDSGRAVGVEYLRGERLYRAHPRPSRSAGRLEQVFAAREVVVAGGAFNSPQLLMLSGIGPRATLEAHGIPVRVDLPGVGQHLQDRYEVAVVHRMDFPSWKALEGATFTRDDPQYEAWGRYKDTVYNSNGAILSVVARSSPAAFSPDLFLYAVLGRFEGYFPGYSSLFAKHLNYLTWIVLKAHTANTAGEVTLRSADPRDRPRISFRSFDEGTDRAGDDARAVAAGVDLARRLAAPLKRDGVIAAEELPGDDVTGDRLLDFVKDAAWGHHASCTCRIGRREDGGVVSSAFTVHGVDGLRVVDASIFPRIPGYFIVSAVYMVGEKAADVMATDAKVTAPLGPVRPFAR from the coding sequence GTGGGCAACGGCGCGGACGGGGACGGAAGCGGGCGCTACGGGGAGAGCGGGGGCGGCGCGTCCCCGGGGCCCGGCCCAGCCGCGCCCGACGGCACCGTGGCGCGGCCGGTGGCGTACGACGCCGACTACATCGTCGTCGGATCGGGCGCCGGCGGCGGCACGCTGGCCGCGCGCCTGGCCGAGCTCGGGCACCAGGTGCTGCTGCTCGAAGCGGGGGGCGACCCGCGCACCTCCATCGGCGCGACGCCGCAGACCCCGGGCGTCAACACCCTGCCCGACGACTACGACGTCCCGGCGTTCCATCCGCTCTCGACCGAGAACGACGGGATCCGCTGGGACTTCTTCGTCCGCCACTACGACGACGAGACGCGGCAGGCGCGCGATCCGAAGTACGTGCCGGCGCCGCCGGGACAGGACGAGGGTGGCGTGCTCTACCCGCGGGCGGGCACCCTGGGCGGCTGCACCGCCCACAACGCCCTCATCTTCGTCTGCCCGAACAACGCCGACTGGAACCAGATCGCGGACCTGACGGGCGATGCGTCCTGGCGGGCCGAGCCGATGCGCGCCTACTTCCAGCGCGTCGAGCAGTGCACGCACCGATCCGATCTGCGGCCCGGCCACGACCCGGCCCTTCACGGCTGGCACGGCTGGCTGCAGACCGAGAAGGCGATCCCCAAGGCGGCGATTCGCGACCGCGATCTCCGGACGGCGATCCTGGAGTCGGCCAAGGCGGCCCTCCACAGCCCGGAGCTCCGTCTCACCGACGCCGACCGGCGCGCCCGCCTCGATGCCGAGCTCGACCCGAACGACTGGCGCGTCGTGGTCGAGGACGCCGTGGGCCTGCGCTACACGCCGCTCACGTCCAAGGACCATCGCCGCGTCGGGGCGCGCGAGCGCGTGCTCGACGTGGCCAGGCGCCATCCCGACCGCCTGCAGGTCCTGACGCACGCCCTGGCGACGCGCGTGCTCTTCGACGACTCGGGCCGCGCCGTCGGGGTCGAGTACCTGCGGGGCGAGCGCCTCTACCGCGCGCATCCCCGGCCGAGCCGCTCGGCCGGACGGCTCGAGCAGGTCTTCGCGGCCCGGGAGGTGGTCGTGGCCGGCGGCGCCTTCAACTCGCCGCAGCTCCTGATGCTCTCGGGGATCGGCCCGCGCGCCACGCTCGAGGCCCACGGCATCCCGGTGCGCGTCGATCTCCCGGGCGTCGGTCAGCACCTGCAGGATCGCTACGAGGTTGCGGTCGTCCACCGCATGGACTTCCCGTCCTGGAAAGCGCTCGAGGGCGCGACCTTCACCAGGGACGATCCGCAGTACGAGGCCTGGGGCCGCTACAAGGACACGGTCTACAACTCCAACGGCGCCATCCTGTCGGTGGTGGCGCGCTCGAGTCCGGCCGCCTTCTCGCCGGATCTCTTCCTGTATGCGGTCCTCGGCCGCTTCGAAGGGTACTTTCCCGGGTACTCGTCGCTCTTCGCGAAGCACCTCAACTACCTGACGTGGATCGTGCTGAAGGCGCACACGGCCAACACGGCCGGCGAGGTCACGCTGCGGTCCGCCGACCCGCGCGATCGCCCGCGTATCTCGTTCCGCTCGTTCGACGAGGGTACCGATCGCGCCGGTGACGACGCGCGGGCCGTGGCCGCCGGCGTCGATCTGGCGCGGCGGCTCGCCGCGCCGCTGAAGCGGGACGGCGTCATCGCCGCCGAGGAGCTTCCGGGCGACGACGTCACGGGCGACCGCCTCCTGGACTTCGTGAAGGACGCCGCCTGGGGGCATCACGCGTCGTGCACGTGCCGGATCGGCCGGCGCGAGGACGGCGGCGTGGTGTCCAGCGCCTTCACGGTGCACGGCGTGGACGGCCTGCGCGTGGTGGACGCGTCCATCTTCCCGCGCATCCCGGGCTACTTCATCGTGAGCGCCGTCTACATGGTGGGCGAGAAGGCCGCCGACGTGATGGCCACCGACGCGAAGGTGACCGCGCCGCTCGGGCCGGTCCGGCCGTTCGCGCGGTGA
- a CDS encoding NADH:flavin oxidoreductase produces MSDPIFEPLTFKHLTVKNRIFRSNISGRFDNYDGSGNQARINWELKFAKGGVGAIISSFVPVHPRGRIIPYYATIDRDDRIPFWRAVGEAVHQHDCKFILQLSHGGRQRDIPDLEHPRGQSSTDKRDPLHGFECDRMTTADIKEVVASFAEGARRAREAGLDGVELHGANGYLITQFLSSAINDRDDEYGGPLENRARFVLEIVKAIRARVGHDFHLQMKISAAEHNNALLLLKKEGAGNTVEESAQVCRWLVEAGVDAIHVSTGSSFPHPRNPAGADLDVAILSETYDQLASSGASTFRNLLLFHNGLTGEIFRHQWLAAGVPADRIEGLTLPDARVIKQAVPVPIICTGGFQTASVIRRAIGHGDCDAVSIARPLVANNDLVAQFAAGRDRAERPCTYCNRCLLEVVESPLGCYEPRRFPDRAAMLREVMTVFDPPPFR; encoded by the coding sequence ATGTCCGACCCTATCTTCGAGCCGCTGACCTTCAAGCACCTCACGGTCAAGAACCGGATCTTCCGGTCGAACATCTCCGGCCGGTTCGACAACTACGACGGATCCGGCAACCAGGCCCGCATCAACTGGGAGCTGAAGTTCGCGAAGGGCGGCGTGGGCGCCATCATCTCGTCGTTCGTGCCCGTCCACCCGCGCGGCCGGATCATTCCCTACTACGCCACGATCGACAGGGACGACCGGATTCCCTTCTGGCGGGCCGTCGGCGAGGCCGTGCACCAGCACGACTGCAAGTTCATCCTGCAGCTCAGTCACGGCGGCCGGCAGCGCGACATCCCGGATCTGGAACACCCGCGCGGCCAGAGCTCGACCGACAAGCGGGACCCGCTGCACGGGTTCGAGTGCGATCGGATGACCACCGCCGACATCAAGGAGGTGGTGGCCTCGTTCGCCGAGGGGGCGCGCCGGGCGCGCGAGGCCGGGCTGGACGGCGTCGAGCTCCACGGGGCCAACGGCTATCTCATCACGCAGTTCCTCAGCTCGGCCATCAACGATCGGGACGACGAGTACGGCGGTCCGCTCGAGAACCGCGCGCGCTTCGTGCTCGAGATCGTCAAGGCCATCCGGGCACGCGTCGGCCACGACTTCCACCTCCAGATGAAGATCAGCGCGGCCGAGCACAACAACGCGCTCCTGCTCCTGAAGAAGGAAGGCGCCGGCAACACGGTGGAGGAATCGGCCCAGGTCTGCCGCTGGCTGGTGGAGGCCGGCGTGGACGCGATTCACGTCTCCACGGGCAGCTCGTTCCCCCACCCACGCAATCCGGCGGGCGCCGATCTCGACGTCGCGATCCTGTCGGAGACCTACGACCAGCTCGCGAGCAGCGGCGCCTCCACCTTCCGCAACCTGCTGCTCTTCCACAACGGCCTGACGGGCGAGATCTTCCGGCATCAGTGGCTGGCCGCGGGCGTGCCCGCCGACAGGATCGAGGGGCTCACGCTGCCCGACGCGCGCGTCATCAAGCAGGCCGTGCCCGTGCCCATCATCTGCACGGGCGGGTTCCAGACCGCCTCGGTCATCCGCCGGGCCATCGGCCACGGCGACTGCGACGCCGTGAGCATCGCCCGCCCGCTCGTCGCCAACAACGACCTCGTGGCGCAGTTCGCGGCGGGCCGCGACCGGGCCGAGCGGCCGTGCACCTACTGCAACCGCTGCCTGCTCGAGGTGGTCGAGTCGCCGCTCGGCTGCTACGAGCCGCGGCGGTTTCCCGACCGCGCGGCGATGCTGCGCGAGGTCATGACCGTCTTCGATCCGCCGCCGTTCCGGTAG
- a CDS encoding c-type cytochrome: MSAPGPRRARLGLLVLGLLAFGSLGAWVVYAKFFRQAPPPYFASDEEHFLYGSVGTEAEQGVPYWIWLVLPRIFPEYLPNPGGYASIGILGTDGHEMPIGLSKVTIGFPRVGINCAMCHAASFRARPDDVPTIYPAAASHQTGEQEYLRFLIRCAEDPRFTATTILHEIAKNVRLSPLDRLLYRVAIIPGTRRALLRLRDENAWMDQRPDWGRGRIDPFNPVKFSILRQPVDDTIGNADMMPLWNLARRDGTAYHWDGLNTSLVEVVRSSALGDGASRPWMDRDAAHWDDADPRTRSSLRRVMDYIGHLEAPAYPLPIDRSLAEAGARLFRANCATCHAPDGARTGQVVPLGEIGTDPHRLAMWTPEAASAYNAYGDGHPWTFSRFQKTSGYTATPLDGIWLTAPYLHNGSVPTLADLLEPEAARPTRFWRGYDVFDAERVGFVSTGPEAERAGTRYDVSRPGNANRGHRYGTTLTPDEKRALIEYLKTR, encoded by the coding sequence ATGAGCGCACCCGGACCGCGGCGCGCGCGGCTGGGCCTGCTGGTGCTCGGCCTCCTGGCGTTCGGGAGCCTCGGCGCGTGGGTGGTCTACGCGAAGTTCTTCCGCCAGGCGCCCCCGCCCTACTTCGCCTCCGACGAGGAGCACTTCCTGTACGGCTCGGTGGGCACGGAGGCCGAACAGGGCGTGCCGTACTGGATCTGGCTGGTGCTGCCGCGGATCTTCCCGGAGTACCTGCCGAACCCGGGTGGCTACGCCTCGATCGGCATCCTGGGGACGGACGGGCACGAGATGCCGATCGGCCTGTCGAAGGTCACGATTGGCTTCCCGCGCGTCGGCATCAACTGCGCGATGTGTCATGCCGCGAGCTTCCGGGCGCGGCCCGACGACGTCCCCACGATCTACCCCGCCGCCGCCTCGCACCAGACCGGCGAGCAGGAGTACCTGCGCTTCCTCATCCGGTGCGCCGAGGACCCGCGCTTCACCGCCACGACGATCCTGCACGAGATCGCGAAGAACGTCCGCCTGTCCCCCCTGGACCGGCTGCTCTACCGCGTGGCCATCATCCCCGGCACCCGCCGCGCGCTCCTCCGGCTGCGCGACGAGAACGCGTGGATGGACCAGCGCCCCGACTGGGGGCGAGGCCGGATCGATCCGTTCAACCCGGTGAAGTTCTCGATCCTCCGGCAGCCGGTGGACGACACCATCGGCAACGCCGACATGATGCCGCTCTGGAACCTCGCCCGGCGCGACGGCACGGCCTATCACTGGGACGGGCTGAACACATCGCTCGTGGAGGTGGTGCGATCGTCGGCGCTCGGCGACGGCGCCTCGCGCCCGTGGATGGACCGGGATGCCGCGCACTGGGACGACGCCGATCCGCGCACGCGATCGAGCCTGCGCCGCGTGATGGACTACATCGGCCACCTCGAGGCGCCCGCCTATCCGCTGCCGATCGATCGGTCCCTCGCCGAGGCCGGGGCACGCCTCTTCCGCGCGAACTGCGCGACGTGCCACGCGCCCGACGGCGCCCGCACGGGCCAGGTCGTCCCGCTGGGCGAGATCGGGACCGACCCGCACCGCCTCGCGATGTGGACGCCGGAGGCGGCGAGCGCCTACAACGCCTACGGCGACGGGCACCCCTGGACGTTCTCGCGCTTCCAGAAGACCAGCGGCTACACGGCCACGCCGCTCGACGGCATCTGGCTCACCGCGCCGTACCTGCACAACGGCTCGGTGCCGACGCTGGCGGACCTGCTCGAACCCGAGGCCGCGCGTCCGACACGCTTCTGGCGCGGCTACGACGTCTTCGACGCCGAGCGGGTGGGCTTCGTCTCGACGGGCCCGGAGGCCGAGCGCGCCGGCACGCGCTACGACGTCTCCCGGCCTGGCAACGCGAACCGCGGCCACCGCTACGGGACGACGCTCACACCCGACGAGAAGCGGGCGCTCATCGAGTATCTGAAGACGCGGTGA
- a CDS encoding ABC transporter permease encodes MLHDLRRGLRTLLAAKGWTTVVVVSLALGIGANTALFGAVNGLLLRPLSVRDPASLVRLRYAGRNDMSTNSSDYGFSSRDAAGRPRRATFSYPMYRRFVEENRTLAALAAGAPFGRVSLARAGEAEIATAFLASGTFFEMLGVSANPGRVLTPDDDRPDAPPVAVISDGFWRARFGRALDVVGRVVTVNTVPVTIVGVLEPGFTGIQQATAVPPDITMPLALDARLSPEDSRLDAPTSWWLQVMGRLRPGATAAQVEGNLGALFQTTARAGLDAFLTGLPDEERNTVRNLGRTDVPELVVESGARGIYDATESDTRAIGVLGAVVALVLLLVCANVANLLLSRAAARQKDMSVRLSLGATRARLVRQLLIESLMLSTAGAALGLVVGRWGQLLLPGALGRPLPIDWTLVGFAAAASVVTASLFGVVPALRTTAVNVNASLKDGSRGVVGTLGWLSKGLLVAQVAISLVLLVGAGLFLRTVQNLRQVDVGFDPQNLVIFRVSPRLNGYDVERSRRLYQDILDRTAAVGGVRGSAASLPALLSGSVNSQSLYVPGRTYPTPVDIDTVSVHRLIVTPGFLSLMDIPLLLGRDIADGDTGEAPKVVVMNEAAARKFFPGEHPVGKRVGPSIETSGTLEVVGVVRDAKYNSVRDEAPPTIYVSAGQYPMSTPAFVVRTAGDPMGAVGALRQAVHELDPTLPLMNVSTQMEQIEDRIAQEKLFARAYALFGGLALLVAAVGLFGLMSYSVSRRTNEIGVRMALGARAEDVLGLVMGESLRLVAFGLAIGTAVALAAGRLVASLLFDVTPTDLSTLGLAVAVLAAVALVAGFLPARRAARVDPMAALHVE; translated from the coding sequence ATGCTCCACGACCTGCGCCGCGGCCTTCGCACCCTCCTCGCGGCCAAGGGCTGGACCACGGTCGTCGTGGTCAGCCTGGCCCTCGGCATCGGCGCCAACACGGCGCTCTTCGGGGCCGTCAACGGCCTGCTGCTCCGCCCGCTCTCCGTCCGCGATCCCGCGTCGCTCGTCCGCCTGCGCTATGCCGGGCGGAACGACATGTCGACCAATTCGAGCGACTACGGCTTCTCCAGCCGCGATGCCGCCGGCCGTCCACGGCGTGCCACGTTCTCCTACCCGATGTACCGGCGTTTCGTGGAGGAGAACCGGACGCTGGCCGCCCTCGCGGCAGGCGCCCCGTTCGGCCGCGTGAGCCTGGCCCGGGCGGGCGAGGCCGAGATCGCCACCGCGTTCCTCGCCTCGGGCACCTTCTTCGAGATGCTCGGCGTCTCGGCCAATCCCGGCCGCGTGCTCACGCCGGACGACGACCGCCCCGACGCGCCGCCCGTGGCCGTGATCAGCGACGGATTCTGGAGGGCGCGCTTCGGGCGGGCCCTGGACGTCGTCGGCCGCGTGGTGACCGTCAACACCGTGCCCGTCACCATCGTCGGCGTGCTGGAGCCCGGCTTCACCGGCATCCAGCAGGCGACGGCGGTGCCGCCGGACATCACGATGCCTCTGGCGCTCGACGCGCGGCTCTCACCCGAAGACTCGCGCCTCGACGCGCCTACGTCCTGGTGGCTGCAGGTGATGGGGCGCCTCCGGCCCGGCGCGACCGCCGCCCAGGTCGAAGGCAATCTGGGCGCGCTCTTCCAGACGACGGCCCGGGCCGGGCTCGATGCCTTCCTCACCGGCCTGCCCGACGAGGAGCGCAACACCGTCAGGAACCTGGGCCGCACGGACGTGCCCGAGCTCGTGGTGGAGTCCGGCGCGCGCGGCATCTACGACGCGACGGAGTCCGACACGCGCGCCATCGGCGTGCTCGGCGCGGTGGTGGCCCTGGTGCTCCTGCTGGTGTGCGCCAACGTGGCGAACCTGCTGCTCTCGCGCGCGGCCGCCCGCCAGAAGGACATGTCGGTGCGCCTGTCGCTGGGCGCCACGCGTGCGCGCCTGGTCCGGCAGCTCCTCATCGAGAGCCTGATGCTGTCGACGGCCGGCGCGGCATTGGGACTCGTCGTCGGGCGGTGGGGCCAGCTGCTGCTGCCGGGCGCGCTCGGCCGCCCCCTGCCCATCGACTGGACGCTCGTCGGGTTCGCCGCGGCCGCCAGCGTGGTGACGGCGTCGCTCTTCGGCGTGGTCCCGGCCCTGCGGACCACGGCCGTGAACGTGAACGCGTCACTGAAGGACGGCAGCCGGGGCGTGGTCGGGACGCTGGGCTGGTTGAGCAAGGGCCTGCTCGTCGCGCAGGTGGCCATCTCGCTCGTGCTCCTCGTCGGCGCCGGCTTGTTCCTGCGCACCGTGCAGAACCTCCGGCAGGTCGACGTCGGCTTCGACCCGCAGAACCTGGTGATCTTCCGCGTCAGCCCGCGGCTGAACGGCTACGACGTCGAACGGAGCCGCCGGCTCTATCAGGACATCCTCGACCGGACGGCGGCGGTCGGCGGCGTCCGCGGGTCCGCCGCGTCGCTGCCGGCGCTGCTCTCGGGCAGCGTGAACAGCCAGTCGCTCTACGTGCCGGGCCGCACGTACCCGACGCCAGTGGACATCGACACGGTCAGCGTCCACCGGCTGATCGTGACGCCGGGCTTCCTCTCGCTGATGGACATTCCGCTGCTCCTCGGCCGCGACATCGCCGACGGGGACACGGGCGAGGCGCCGAAGGTGGTCGTGATGAACGAGGCGGCCGCCCGGAAGTTCTTCCCCGGCGAGCACCCGGTCGGCAAGCGCGTCGGGCCCAGCATCGAGACGAGCGGGACGCTGGAAGTCGTTGGCGTCGTCCGCGACGCCAAGTACAACAGCGTGCGGGACGAGGCGCCGCCGACGATCTACGTCTCCGCCGGGCAGTACCCGATGTCGACCCCCGCCTTCGTCGTCCGGACGGCCGGCGATCCAATGGGCGCGGTGGGTGCGCTCCGTCAGGCCGTTCACGAGCTGGACCCGACGCTCCCGCTGATGAACGTGTCCACGCAGATGGAGCAGATCGAGGACCGCATCGCGCAGGAGAAGCTGTTCGCCCGCGCGTACGCGCTCTTCGGCGGACTGGCGCTCCTCGTGGCGGCCGTCGGCCTCTTCGGCCTCATGTCCTACAGCGTGTCGCGCCGCACGAACGAGATCGGCGTCCGCATGGCGCTCGGGGCACGGGCCGAGGACGTGCTCGGCCTCGTCATGGGTGAGTCCCTGCGCCTGGTGGCGTTCGGTCTGGCGATCGGAACCGCTGTCGCGCTGGCCGCGGGCCGCCTCGTCGCGAGCCTGCTGTTCGACGTCACGCCCACGGATCTCTCGACGCTGGGCCTGGCGGTGGCCGTGCTGGCGGCCGTCGCGCTGGTGGCCGGCTTCCTTCCCGCCCGGCGGGCCGCGCGCGTGGACCCCATGGCCGCCCTGCACGTCGAGTAG
- a CDS encoding VWA domain-containing protein, whose amino-acid sequence MAAGTRPLTAAALAVAAVALVSAQEPVFRAAVDTVRLDVSVTRGTQPVRGLTASHFEVRDNGVVQTVDRVSLAEVPLQLLLVLDTSSSVTGDRLDALLDAARGLVGALRPSDHVGLITFSQSARVSVPLTTAHHEVTDALSRVTPAGATAWRDALFVGLHLFDPAIDARPVVLLFTDGEDTASWTEAADVAETVRRSGAVLHAVGFTTTGRAFTRDNHNRRIGELAPSRSLQAAVDAGGGRLWSAETPAGLRALFVSALNELRARYLVTYSPPATPAPGWHEVRVRLKGARGEVTARPGYFVEAP is encoded by the coding sequence ATGGCTGCGGGCACGCGTCCACTGACGGCCGCGGCGCTGGCGGTCGCGGCCGTCGCGCTCGTCTCCGCGCAGGAGCCGGTCTTTCGCGCGGCCGTGGACACCGTGCGCCTGGACGTGTCGGTCACTCGCGGTACCCAGCCGGTCAGGGGCTTGACGGCCAGCCACTTCGAGGTCCGCGACAACGGCGTCGTGCAGACGGTGGACCGGGTGTCGCTGGCCGAGGTCCCACTCCAGCTGCTGCTGGTGCTGGACACCAGCAGCAGCGTCACGGGCGACCGGCTGGACGCGCTGCTCGATGCCGCCCGTGGCCTGGTCGGGGCGCTGCGGCCGAGCGACCACGTGGGCCTCATCACCTTCTCGCAGTCGGCCCGGGTCTCGGTGCCGCTCACGACCGCGCACCACGAGGTCACCGACGCGCTGTCGCGGGTGACGCCCGCCGGCGCGACCGCGTGGCGCGACGCGCTCTTCGTGGGCCTGCACCTCTTCGACCCCGCGATCGACGCACGGCCCGTCGTGCTCCTCTTCACCGACGGCGAGGACACGGCGAGCTGGACCGAGGCCGCCGACGTCGCCGAGACGGTGCGGCGGTCCGGCGCGGTCCTGCACGCGGTCGGGTTCACGACCACCGGACGCGCCTTCACGCGGGACAACCACAACAGGCGGATCGGCGAGCTCGCGCCGTCGCGGTCCCTCCAGGCGGCGGTGGACGCGGGCGGCGGCCGTCTGTGGTCGGCCGAGACGCCGGCCGGGCTCCGTGCGCTCTTCGTGTCCGCCCTGAACGAGCTGCGAGCGCGCTACCTCGTCACGTACTCGCCGCCCGCAACGCCGGCGCCCGGGTGGCACGAGGTGCGCGTCCGCCTGAAGGGCGCACGCGGCGAGGTCACGGCGCGGCCTGGCTATTTCGTCGAGGCGCCGTGA
- a CDS encoding VWA domain-containing protein, with translation MPRRAAFRWVLLAVGIAAAPVGHAAAQAPVAPPVSVEVTVMTLSGDSHVDGLSAADFRVWEDGREERITALTHDRRPISLCLVVDAAGTMGADIRRELATAAATAIVRRLHREDEVSAVVFRRTADVRVPWTRVSALGGFDWGDTTDGAAALVDGLGAALRLMRSASNARRAIVLLTDGEEDRARVSLASLVKSRLESEVALYAVQIGAPAPGETSLPSLRVDADRIRTMDVAPAAPPQTLSDGTLDRLAADTGGTIVRATTIGQIEEAARNLVDDLGREYTLRYVPSRPLDGRYRRLRVAVARRGTLVRHRGGYLALAPEGAESPPAASVSAEAVPAPAAPAPAPEPARPRPADNRQTVYEAAVNRFARNGAIDAAFSLIGAWSRDDVEAAVTASSRAPRRAVTDAAAVFHLEVALQGAMRSPGDAMFQIELGERLLTPAESGTDVEGRAFAARWYAAAASVFLAQTDTERTRDVLNRGLRRLPEAAPLHALAGTVETMEALRYDVDRARDMQARVGMTLERQSRLALAERAYRQALRLDDGDVRARIGLGYVLFLMEKGADAVSVLDEARAAADRPGDRYLASLFLARAVGRADRTRARALLEGVVRDFPDRQSGWLALAQMEHDDGRPDAARRIVREHAPATAADARDEWWGYSNGALDEEALAWLRARVH, from the coding sequence ATGCCTCGTCGGGCCGCCTTCCGCTGGGTGCTGCTCGCCGTCGGGATCGCGGCGGCGCCCGTCGGCCACGCGGCCGCCCAGGCCCCGGTCGCCCCCCCGGTGAGCGTCGAAGTCACGGTGATGACCCTCTCGGGCGACAGCCACGTGGACGGGCTGTCGGCCGCCGACTTCCGCGTCTGGGAGGACGGGCGCGAGGAGCGGATCACGGCGCTCACGCACGACAGGCGCCCGATCAGCCTGTGCCTCGTCGTGGACGCGGCCGGCACCATGGGCGCCGACATCCGGCGCGAGCTGGCCACGGCCGCGGCCACGGCGATCGTCCGGCGGCTCCACCGCGAGGACGAGGTCTCGGCGGTGGTGTTCAGGCGGACCGCGGACGTGCGCGTGCCCTGGACGCGGGTGTCGGCGCTCGGCGGATTCGACTGGGGCGACACCACCGATGGCGCGGCGGCGCTCGTGGACGGCCTCGGCGCCGCCCTCCGCCTCATGCGCTCCGCCTCGAACGCGCGCCGCGCGATCGTGCTGCTGACCGACGGCGAAGAGGACCGGGCCCGGGTGTCGCTGGCGAGCCTCGTCAAGAGCCGGCTCGAGAGCGAGGTGGCGCTCTACGCGGTCCAGATCGGAGCTCCCGCGCCCGGCGAGACGAGCCTCCCGTCGCTGCGCGTCGATGCCGACCGCATCCGGACGATGGACGTCGCGCCCGCCGCGCCGCCGCAGACGCTCAGCGACGGCACGCTCGATCGCCTCGCGGCCGACACGGGCGGCACGATCGTGCGGGCCACGACCATCGGCCAGATCGAGGAGGCCGCACGGAACCTCGTCGACGACCTCGGCCGCGAATACACGCTGCGCTACGTCCCGTCCCGGCCGCTGGACGGCCGGTATCGCCGTCTCCGCGTCGCGGTGGCACGGCGCGGGACGCTGGTCCGCCACCGCGGCGGCTATCTCGCGCTGGCGCCGGAAGGCGCCGAGTCGCCCCCGGCGGCCTCGGTCTCGGCAGAGGCGGTCCCCGCGCCGGCGGCGCCGGCGCCCGCGCCCGAGCCGGCACGGCCTCGCCCCGCCGACAACCGCCAGACCGTCTACGAAGCGGCCGTCAACCGCTTCGCGCGCAACGGCGCCATAGACGCGGCCTTCTCGCTCATCGGCGCCTGGTCGCGGGACGACGTCGAGGCCGCGGTGACGGCCTCGTCCCGCGCGCCTCGCCGGGCCGTGACCGACGCGGCCGCGGTCTTCCACCTCGAGGTGGCTCTCCAGGGCGCGATGCGGTCCCCGGGGGATGCGATGTTCCAGATCGAGCTGGGCGAGCGCCTGCTGACTCCGGCCGAGTCGGGGACCGACGTCGAGGGCCGCGCGTTCGCCGCGCGCTGGTACGCGGCGGCGGCCTCGGTGTTCCTCGCCCAGACCGACACCGAGCGGACCCGGGACGTGCTGAACCGCGGCCTGCGGCGGCTGCCGGAGGCCGCGCCGCTGCACGCGCTCGCCGGCACCGTGGAGACCATGGAGGCCTTGCGCTACGACGTGGACCGGGCGCGCGACATGCAGGCGCGGGTGGGCATGACGCTCGAACGCCAGTCCCGGCTCGCGCTGGCCGAACGCGCCTACCGTCAGGCGCTGCGGCTCGACGACGGCGACGTCCGCGCACGGATCGGCCTGGGCTACGTGCTCTTCCTCATGGAGAAGGGCGCTGACGCGGTCAGCGTGCTCGACGAAGCCCGCGCCGCGGCCGACCGGCCGGGTGACCGGTATCTCGCGTCGCTCTTCCTCGCCAGGGCCGTCGGCCGTGCCGACAGGACGCGCGCGCGGGCCCTGCTCGAGGGCGTGGTCCGCGACTTCCCGGACCGGCAGTCGGGATGGCTGGCGCTGGCGCAGATGGAGCACGACGACGGCCGCCCCGACGCGGCGCGGCGGATCGTCCGCGAGCATGCGCCGGCCACCGCGGCCGACGCGCGGGACGAATGGTGGGGCTACAGCAACGGCGCGCTGGACGAGGAGGCGCTCGCATGGCTGCGGGCACGCGTCCACTGA
- a CDS encoding HupE/UreJ family protein, which yields MTRTLAAVVVMLAILAPALSAHGVSAADRAFLESGGLAAFAYLGAKHMVTGYDHLLFLLGVIFFLYRLKDVALYVTLFAAGHSVTLLLGVLGGFHIDPYLVDAVIGLSVVYKALDNLGAFQRWFGWQPDTRAAVLLFGFVHGFGLSTKLQDFALARRGLVPKIVAFNIGVEAGQFLALAAILIAMAYWRRTAAFERQAFASNVAIMTCGFLLLGYQLTGFFLE from the coding sequence ATGACGAGAACCCTCGCGGCAGTGGTCGTGATGCTGGCAATCCTGGCGCCCGCGCTCTCGGCGCACGGGGTGTCCGCCGCCGATCGCGCGTTCCTGGAGTCCGGCGGCCTTGCCGCGTTCGCCTACCTCGGCGCCAAGCACATGGTCACGGGCTACGACCACCTGCTGTTCCTGCTCGGCGTGATCTTCTTCCTGTATCGCCTGAAGGACGTCGCCCTCTACGTCACGCTCTTCGCCGCCGGCCACTCCGTGACGCTGTTGCTCGGCGTGCTCGGCGGGTTCCACATCGACCCGTACCTGGTCGATGCCGTCATCGGCCTGTCGGTCGTCTACAAGGCGCTCGACAACCTGGGCGCCTTCCAGCGCTGGTTCGGGTGGCAGCCGGACACGCGCGCCGCCGTCCTGCTCTTCGGGTTCGTGCACGGCTTCGGCCTGTCCACGAAGCTCCAGGACTTCGCGCTCGCGCGCCGGGGTCTCGTTCCGAAGATCGTGGCCTTCAACATCGGCGTGGAGGCGGGGCAGTTCCTGGCGCTCGCCGCCATCCTGATCGCGATGGCGTACTGGCGCCGCACGGCGGCGTTCGAGCGCCAGGCCTTCGCCAGCAACGTCGCCATCATGACGTGCGGCTTCCTCCTGCTGGGCTACCAGCTGACGGGCTTCTTCCTGGAGTAG